AATGCGGTGGGTGAGGAAGGATGGCAAGAGCCTAGCTAACCGCGTCCTATTCCTGGGGTGGCCCAACAGCTTTGCCGTGGATGCCTCACGGCTAGGCGGTGATGCCATGTCCGCCGGATGCGCATATTTTCTCTACAACATAGAGAACGACATGCCTGGTCGGTCGTGTTATGTGCTTAGGTACAATCTCCTCAATGGCAAGACCAAATTCGTGGAGCAGTTGCCTGATGGATGGGACGATGATATGTGCATGTGGCTCTTCCCCCAGCCCGCTGTTGCTCCAAACCAGGTATACGCAATCATATTTACACCTCTTTTTTTTTTGGTGAAATGCAATTATTTTAGACTATTTCACATTCAACTTAGATATTGTTATTTCTTTGACTGCACTCACAGTTGTGCGATCAAATCTTCTCGTCCGCTTGTGATTAAGCCAACAAACTTAGACCTTGGCATCAACTTAGAAGGGAGGAAGAGTTATTTTCTTCGAAATAGACAAACCCTTTTTTTTTCTAAGTTCAGTGACTAGCGCTATACTTATAAAAACCACATTTATACTACTGACAACACGCATGCATCATGAGCATTATTCATTCAATTTAGCGGTTAGTAGTGCTATATTTTATTTGTTTTAATTTAACAAATGCCATAGGATAAGCTGATGGTTAAACTGTGTATTAGTACATCATTATAATATTGGTTAGATAAATGTACTAACCCCCTGTTCCGTGATAAATTTGATTTTGCTGGATCAGGAAATCAGTGAAAGGTGTGAGAGTTCAAAATGGTGGAAGAGGAAAAACCAACAGAGGACTACAACTCCAAAAAGCACTATTCACATGGAGAGACCTCGGCAACAACATTACAAGTCTTATTTCACGGTGATCGTAAACAACCTGCCTCGCAGCGTGAATAACTTTCAGCTGCGTCGGTTCTTCAACCAGCACGGTAAGGTGTCCCAAGCTAAGGTGAGATGTAAGAAGAAGAACAATATCTCAAAGGGATTCGGGCATGTGACCATGGAGATGGTCGAGGAACATGCTAATGCTCTTGCTACACTTGACGGACTGGTAAGTGCATACATCTTATGGcataactagatgataccccacgtATTGCTGTGGGACTCAGTTGCAGTATACTTTCATGATATTTTATTATTTTGAATATGTATATTTGTAAGAATAATATGAGAACTAAAACTAAAAACATATATGATTTACTGTATTTAATTATTGATGAGGTGGGCCTTTTCCCATGCATGTTTGCATGACCATGTGGGTCTTTTGCCTGCATTGTAACTTGATGAGGTGATGGGCCTTTtcccatgcatgtttgcatgtgagGGTAGGTCTTGTGCATGCTTGTTTAcatgatgaggtggcatgtgtgtATGTTCAAAGAAATATGTTAgtgggctagctatttagatatagaagattaggGGTTTTTTCAATTATAAAATTATGCATGATCATCTTTGGTTGGTTTGTAGATGTGTAACAATCAATGGATGTCTTCTTCTCTTGTTTCAGGTTTTGGGCGGGTGCATCCTTGAAGTGAGCATCGTGAAGGTGATGCGGAAGCCAGAACAACATGTGAATTTTGTCGGATCGGGAGAGTATAGTATtgaccattatatatatatatatattggtttGGGGCTATTACTTTTTGCTTTTGTAATGTTGTGGAAGATTATTTAATTACGTGAATTGTACTCCTGGAACAGTATCACAGATGAATCGGTCAAAACAAGAGACGCATTTTATGCCTTCATCTAAGATATCCCATATCCCCCACCCCATCTTGTCGTCCAGAATTGTGATGCCTTTCCTTAGATCTTTAGGAAGTTGTAAGAGTTATATCCAAAGACTCTGCTTTGTAGATGAAAGGAAACATTTTCCACTGCTTTTTGAGCCATCTACGATGATGGTTTGTGTATTATTAGTGAAGAATATGTAATAAGTTTTTCGGTAGGTGGTTGAATTGAAGCAATTTTAAAAATTTGTCCAGTCTTTTACTACAAGATAATATATGGAAATTCTTACAACACTAGGTGGATGAATTGCACTACTTGGTTTTGGTTTGGCTCAACTTTTACTTTGTGTTCAGGAACATCCTTTGTGTATTTGTAAAAGGTAATtcctgattttttttacatttggCAGTGTATTGCAAAGTTTGAATACTAGCTTAAATTAAATTTATGCTTATTTATGTTACAATACTGGCTTAGTTTTGAATTGTGTGCAATCTTTTGGTGCAAAATGAAAACATTGATGCATATTCTTCCCTCTTCTCAAGATACTTCGTCCatgacctctctctctcactctctctgcaCAAACACTCTCAAGCTCcttgtgttgggaaacgttgcatgaaaaacaaaaaaagttcTACGCAGACGCAAGGTCTATgcatggagatgcataacaacgagagggagagtgtgtcaacGCACCctagtagaccgtaagcggaagcgtttagtaacacggttgatatagtcgaacttcttcgcgatccaactgattcagtaccgaatgtacgacacctccacgttcagcacatgttcagctcggtgaggtcctcgccttcttgatccagcaagacgacgaagtagtggatgagttccgccagcatgatggcgtgatgacagtgatggtgaagctatctccacaGGGAAGCAcaacgaaaatatgaccgagggacgaaactgtggagaggtgcgccgcacacggctaagcgattgtcgtggttatgtgtggctccatatatatatatatatatatatatatatatatatatatatatatatataaacactattctgatcacgggatcagaataatattctgatcacaacctgaactgcctgagtaacgcgcctgaacttccctttgTACGAACCCggccttcgggctatcttcgcaaccgtggcttcccccgcgaaatattctggttagtcgtgttctatatgatgtcagtgtaatctagaaatgttttttagcaactaaataccgattttaaataggaatctcgctcgttggcggattttgctctcgggtcgcgatgaaattgtgttttttgcaattttactgcctgaattgttcgacctgaacttctcccagtgctaggctgaacttccgccaacattgcccaaatggggcttgtgatataccgttggaaagctatggacaccattatcatgacccaagttaaatttttggcaaaatgtaagtggtttaagagcagttttgaaaatcgttttttcttcatacaaaaaacgtgaatcgtatttttgatcgcattttaaaaccgtttatcggaatgaggcaaataatatggcgttggaaagttgctgcaaaaccgctccttccacatgttgaaagttttctctaattccctacggttaaagagtaatttggaaaatcgtaaaatttcgcaaaccgaactgccaagttcgtattttcgatgtcatttctaaacgggtaatccaattgaggcaaatgatatggcgttggaaagcttatgaaaatgcgctactttcatcctgttgaaagttttttctaattttgaacagtTCAAAAGTGATTTATCAAACGGTCCAAGTTGCACGAAAttcgtattttcaagctaattttttaaccatacGTCCGAAtatagcaaatgatatggcgttggaaagcttgaaaaatgcgaaactttttggtatatattgtttctcccaattccttactgttttaagtcaattttggaAATGGGTAAAAACGTATTTTcgtcgtaatttctacaaactttatcggaatggcgcaaataatatagcattgaaaagctaaggaaaatgcgaaactttttcatgttgatggtttttctctgattcctagccgttttcaagtaatttcaaaaatggcgagatcattcgttctacctttatcgcgaaacagattcttcgaaaatgcaccgcgtcaagaacctgaacttctcggcatgtctacttgaacttcactctgtttttcacgtgctttttttgcctgtagctctccatccactcaccggaacactcaccggaattgtgcaagtaatataccggtggaaagctgatgtaaacacgcaactttcccgtgttcaTCGTTTTTTCGTACTCGCGActgttttaaaagtttttcatctcaaattcattcactatagtagtcgaacttcctgctgttttcacgttgaacttctgtgacgtatttttgtttgtaattttctcatccatttcgtcagtgttacacaaatgatattctttttgtacaaacctatCTCACAATATGTTCTTTAACTTTCTCCGACCTAGGACTTGAAGTTACACAAATGATCTTCCTttcgttttgaagtaaattagagaaatgacgagaTCTTGATTTCTGCCTTCATTGCAAATGAAaacgcactgcgtgaagtagttgaacttctcgggcatgtctgtttgaacctcactctgtttttgatgtgctgttttttgcactgcgtgaagtagttgaacttctagggcatgtctatttgaactttgctctgtttcactttattgttttttttcttatatgaaatacacactaTGTAGTACGTGAACTTATGGTTATTATCAGTTTGAACTTCTCTctagtttgagagaattattttaaaacacaaaaaacaacatattttttaatgtattttggacatctaaatacacggtgaacctttctcacaagaattttttgaacttttcctcgcagagcacttgaacttctagcaaccattattttcgtttatgagttgtttttaaaagtgaaAAAAATGACGTTGTATTTTTTATTTTCTGAACAGGtgaatcctaggttttaataactctgaacttctctgttatttcaatatgaacttcacctttttatattttgagtaaagaattgtattcgatttttacacggaaaaatcaaacatggaaatacaaggtgaacctctctcgcaagaattttttaacttctccggacagagcacttgaacttctttcaacaaaccttttatgcTTTTacttttctatacttttatttctcacctgaaatgcatttctTGCAGTACCTGAACTTCtcattgttttcactatgaacttctgtcacatttttgtgtatacgttaaattacacgcaattgaaggGAGGTTAAAACTTCAATTATTTATAAATCTGAAAGTTGGAGTTTTgttagaaacatcgaacttcttcaTATTTCAAATTGAACTTATTAGTTTTATTGTTTAGTAACCTGAAAAAcctgatttttcaaataaatatca
This DNA window, taken from Triticum aestivum cultivar Chinese Spring chromosome 1D, IWGSC CS RefSeq v2.1, whole genome shotgun sequence, encodes the following:
- the LOC123175843 gene encoding uncharacterized protein; translated protein: MPGERLDYLDMYNYLLESHGELLWASVHVRKDYMDYWRRRGEAFVSCLVGALSVSIHALEDEAPMKMRWVRKDGKSLANRVLFLGWPNSFAVDASRLGGDAMSAGCAYFLYNIENDMPGRSCYVLRYNLLNGKTKFVEQLPDGWDDDMCMWLFPQPAVAPNQEISERCESSKWWKRKNQQRTTTPKSTIHMERPRQQHYKSYFTVIVNNLPRSVNNFQLRRFFNQHGKVSQAKVRCKKKNNISKGFGHVTMEMVEEHANALATLDGLVSAYILWHN